In the Pyrolobus fumarii 1A genome, one interval contains:
- a CDS encoding tRNA(Phe) 7-((3-amino-3-carboxypropyl)-4-demethylwyosine(37)-N(4))-methyltransferase, with product MPLHGDACLQELRKSNLWRLYIDSESGRLDPDVKPLLSKLWARGYVTVSSCSGRIALKATRTGIEDKRGGGVLRAWHVEPPTVDDLWRLASSAASEYKIVWVSVEPPIVALYASSSSDAEMLVRAAVSAGLKYSCYRSSSCGFYVVLRGETRLDILLAVDGELVLDRGGLERAYSVLLEVFKRGKRVLHRLVRAVDW from the coding sequence CTGAGGAAGAGTAACCTCTGGAGGTTGTATATTGATTCGGAGTCTGGCAGGCTAGACCCGGATGTGAAGCCGCTTCTCTCCAAACTCTGGGCTAGGGGCTATGTGACGGTGAGCAGTTGCAGTGGGCGCATAGCGCTCAAGGCGACGAGGACGGGTATTGAGGACAAGAGAGGGGGCGGAGTCCTCAGGGCGTGGCATGTGGAGCCACCTACTGTGGATGATTTGTGGCGCCTGGCTTCCAGCGCGGCCAGCGAGTACAAGATAGTTTGGGTTAGCGTTGAGCCGCCCATAGTAGCGCTGTACGCGTCATCGAGTAGTGACGCGGAGATGCTCGTAAGGGCGGCTGTCTCCGCGGGCCTCAAGTATAGCTGTTATCGCTCGTCGAGCTGCGGCTTCTATGTGGTGCTGCGTGGCGAGACGCGCCTAGACATACTCCTAGCTGTGGATGGCGAGCTTGTGCTTGATAGGGGTGGGCTCGAGAGGGCGTACAGCGTTCTCCTGGAGGTGTTTAAGCGCGGCAAGAGAGTGCTGCATCGGCTGGTCCGCGCGGTCGACTGGTAG
- the lig gene encoding DNA ligase, translating into MPMPFSILAETFEKLERTTSRTQMVLYLVDLFKKTPPETIDKVVYFLQGKLWPDWKGLPELGVGEKTLIKAVSIALHVPERTVEELAKRLGDLGLAVERLKREKEKGAKAVGLLAFMKQPSSGESTLTVEKVYDTLARVALTTGEGSRELKLKLVAGLIAEASPREAKYIVRFIEGRLRLGVGDATIIEALSIVYAGSAAMKHVVERAYNLRADLGLVAKILATQGVEAVKNIKPEVGIPIRPMLAERLNNPVEILKKLGGRALVEYKYDGERAQIHKKGDKIWIFSRRLENITKMYPDVVEMALKGIKANEAIVEGEIVAIDPDTGELRPFQELMRRKRKHDIHIAMKEVPVAVYLFDILYRDGEDLTVKPLPERRKHLEEVLVQSDTWRLAEHIYTDKPEELEQFFLRAIEDGAEGVMAKAVHSRSIYQAGARGWLWIKYKRDYKSEMIDTVDLVVVGAFYGKGRRGGKFGALLMAAYDPDTDTFKTVCKVGSGFTDEDLERLNEMLKPYIIPHKHPRVDSKMKPDVWVQPALVAEIIGAELTLSPIHTCCHGWVKPGAGISIRFPRFIRWRPDKSPEDATTTKELYEMYKRQLHKIEEKTATREAA; encoded by the coding sequence ATGCCCATGCCCTTTAGCATACTAGCAGAGACCTTCGAGAAGCTAGAGAGGACTACCAGCAGGACACAGATGGTCCTCTATCTCGTAGACCTCTTCAAGAAGACGCCCCCCGAGACCATCGACAAAGTGGTGTACTTCCTCCAGGGTAAGCTATGGCCGGACTGGAAGGGGCTACCCGAGCTAGGCGTGGGCGAGAAGACGCTCATCAAGGCGGTCTCCATCGCGCTCCACGTCCCCGAGAGGACCGTGGAGGAGCTTGCGAAGAGGCTTGGCGACCTAGGCTTAGCGGTTGAGAGGTTGAAGAGGGAGAAGGAGAAGGGAGCCAAGGCGGTAGGTCTACTCGCTTTTATGAAGCAACCATCTAGCGGCGAGTCAACCCTCACAGTCGAGAAGGTGTATGATACCCTCGCGCGTGTCGCGTTGACGACGGGTGAGGGCAGCAGAGAGCTGAAGCTGAAGCTAGTCGCCGGTCTGATAGCGGAGGCCTCTCCCCGTGAGGCGAAGTACATAGTCAGGTTCATTGAGGGTAGGCTTAGGCTTGGTGTTGGCGACGCGACGATAATCGAGGCATTGTCAATAGTCTATGCCGGCTCAGCTGCGATGAAACATGTTGTCGAGAGGGCTTACAACCTGCGCGCCGACCTAGGCCTAGTGGCCAAGATACTGGCCACGCAGGGCGTAGAAGCGGTGAAGAACATCAAGCCAGAGGTGGGCATCCCAATACGCCCGATGTTGGCGGAGAGGCTGAACAACCCTGTCGAGATACTCAAGAAGCTAGGTGGGAGGGCTCTAGTCGAGTACAAGTATGACGGCGAGCGTGCCCAGATACACAAGAAGGGAGACAAGATCTGGATATTCTCGAGGCGCCTCGAGAACATAACGAAGATGTACCCGGATGTCGTCGAGATGGCGCTCAAGGGCATCAAGGCCAACGAGGCTATCGTGGAGGGGGAGATCGTCGCGATAGACCCGGATACCGGGGAGCTCCGACCCTTCCAGGAGCTAATGAGAAGGAAGAGGAAGCACGACATACACATAGCGATGAAGGAGGTGCCGGTGGCCGTCTACCTCTTCGACATTCTGTATCGCGACGGCGAGGATCTCACGGTGAAGCCTCTCCCCGAGCGCAGGAAACACCTAGAGGAGGTGCTAGTCCAGAGCGACACCTGGAGGCTAGCAGAGCACATCTACACCGATAAGCCGGAGGAGTTAGAGCAGTTCTTCCTACGCGCCATAGAGGATGGCGCCGAGGGAGTAATGGCCAAGGCGGTGCACTCCAGGAGCATCTATCAGGCTGGCGCCCGCGGCTGGCTATGGATAAAGTACAAGCGTGACTACAAGAGCGAAATGATAGACACTGTGGACCTGGTGGTAGTTGGCGCCTTCTACGGCAAGGGTAGGAGAGGCGGAAAATTCGGTGCATTACTAATGGCCGCCTATGACCCCGACACAGACACGTTCAAGACAGTCTGTAAAGTCGGCAGCGGCTTCACAGACGAGGACCTAGAGAGACTCAATGAGATGCTCAAGCCCTACATAATACCACATAAGCATCCTCGCGTAGACTCAAAGATGAAACCGGATGTCTGGGTCCAGCCAGCTCTCGTCGCCGAGATAATAGGTGCAGAACTGACCCTATCACCCATACACACCTGTTGCCACGGCTGGGTAAAACCAGGTGCAGGAATATCCATAAGATTCCCAAGGTTCATCAGATGGAGGCCAGACAAGAGCCCAGAAGACGCGACAAC